A region of the Flintibacter sp. KGMB00164 genome:
AGCTGGGCTTTACCGTGCTGGACTCCCGCTCCAACTTCCTGTTTGCCATGAAGCCGGGTACTGACGGCGGAGCGATCTACCGCGGTCTCAAGGAGCGGGGCGTTCTGGTGCGTCACTTTGACAAGGACCCCATCCGGGATTATAATCGCATTACCATCGGTACCCAGGAGCAGATGGATATTTTCCTGACGAAGCTGGAGGAGCTGCTATGAGAACCGCTTCTGTTGCCCGCAAAACAAACGAGACCGACATTCGCCTGTCCCTCAACCTGGACGGCACGGGAAAGAGCACCGTGGAGAGCGGTGTGGGTTTTCTGGACCACATGCTCACCCTGCTGGCCCGCCACGGCGGACTGGACCTGGATGTCACTTGCCACGGGGATACCCAGGTGGATGACCACCACAGCGTGGAGGACATCGGTATTGCCATGGGAGACGCTTTTGCCCAGGCACTAGGAGATAAGCGGGGGATCAACCGCTACGCCTCCCTCCACCTGCCCATGGATGAGGCTTTGATTTTGTGTGCTGTTGATATCTCTGGCCGGGGAGGCTACTACGACGGTCTGGAGATCCCTACCGAGAAGATCGGCACGTTTGATACCCAGTTGGTGTATGAGTTTATGGAAGGGTTTGCAAAGCACGCCGGCCTCACCCTCCACCTGCGCCAGGTCTGCGGCCGCAACTCCCACCATATCGTAGAGGGGGCCTTCAAGGCTCTGGGCCGGGCACTGCGCCAGGCGGTGGCCATCGACCCCCGGTTTGAAACGGAAATTCCATCCACCAAAGGGATGCTGTAAGCGAGGAAGGATCAATGCTGGAAGAACAACTCAACGGGCTGTACGAACAGTACGGCTATCGCAAATTTCGTATGTCCAAGTTTGAGGACTATGACCTGTACGCACAGAACAAGGACTTTTTGAAAAGCGGACATATCATTACCTTTACCGATGTGGACGGCGAGTTAAAGGCGCTTAAGCCCGATATTACCCTGTCCATTATGAAAAACAACAATGGCAGCAGCGAGAAGGTCTACTACAATGAGAACGTCTACCGAGACATGGGGGGCACCTTTAAGGAGATCCTCCAGGTGGGAGTGGAGTCGGTAGGCCAGCTGGACCCCTACGCCGAGGCGGAGGTCATTGCCCTGGCTGCCAAATCCCTGGAGCTGCTTTCCGAGGACTGTGTACTGGATCTGTCTGATGTGAGTTTTGTCTCGTGCCTGTTGGACGATATGGCCCTCTCAGGTCAGGTACGGGAGCAGGTGCTGGAGTTTATCGCCCAGAAGAATGCCCCCGGTGTCCAGGCTCTGGCCGACCGGGGGCTGATTACCATAGAGAATGCCCAGACCATCGCCCAGCTTATGTCCATCTACGCCCCTCTGCGGCAGGGAATTGACCAGGCCGGACAGTTGGCCCGGAATGATGCCTCCTGGGACGCCCTGCGGCAGCTGTCTCTGGTGGCCTCCATCCTGGAGGGCTTTGGCCTGGGTGAGCGGGTCCACCTGGACTTCTCCCTGGTGAACAGCATGGACTACTATAACGGGGTCATCTTCCAGGGTTTCCTTCAAAACATCCCCTTCCCGGTACTCTCCGGCGGGCGGTATGACAACCTGCCCCGGAAGATGGGCAAGCAGGTGGGAGCCATCGGCTTTGCCCTGTACATGGGGCGTCTGGAGCCCTACTTCGGCCGGGAGAAACAGTATGATGCCGATCTGATGCTTACCTACGGCCCCGACGCCGACCTGGCTGATCTGGCTGCCTTTGTGGAGAAGCTGCGTTCCCGGGGGCTGGGAGTGCGCTGCCAGCGGCAGGGCGACCCGGTTGGAGGGGTACGCTGCCGGAAGACGGAACGCTATGTCCGGGGTATGAAGCCCGAGGAGGTGCTGGTATGATCAACGTAGCCCTGCCCAAGGGACGGCTGGGAGAGAGCGCCTACGAGCGCATGGCCGCCGCCGGGTATGACTGTCCCTCCATTTTAGAGAAGAATCGGAAGCTCACCTTTGAAAATCCGGAAAAAGGGGTGCGCTATTTTTGGGTCAAGCCCTCCGACGTCAGCATCTATGTGGAGCGCGGCGCCGCCGATGTGGGCATCGCGGGCAAGGACATTTTACTGGAGTACCGCCCCGATGTATATGAACTATTGGATCTGAAGATGGGCAAGTGCCGCATGTGCGTGGCCGGTCCCAAGGACTTTTATGACGATCCAAACCGGCAGCTTCGGGTGGCCACCAAGTTCCCCCACATCGCTACGGAGTATTACGATTCCCGCTCCCGGGACATCGATATCATCAAATTGAACGGTTCCATTGAGCTGGCCCCGATCCTGGGCCTGTCCGATGTGATCGTGGATATTGTGGAGACGGGCAAAACTTTGTTGGAAAACCACCTGGCTCCCCTGGAGACTATCGTGGACATCAGCGCCCGGTTTATCTGCAATAAGGTGAGCTATAAGTTTAAGCACGAGGAAATCATCCGGCTGCGGGACGCGCTGGAACGGGATCTGTGAGGCGGCTTATGATCAAGATTTATGATATGAATGAAGTGCGGGACCAGGACATCTTCCTGCGCCACGACGCGGTAAAGGACGTGTCCCAGCCGGTGGCGGAGATTATCCGCCGGGTGCGGGCTGAGGGGGATGCCGCCCTCTACCACTACGCCCGGGAGTTTGACAAGGTGGAGCTGTCTGCCCTGGCTGTGACGGAGCAGGAGCTGGACGAGGCCCTGGCCGCCGAGGAGCCGGAGTTTCTGGCCGTGCTGGAGCAGGCGGCGAAGAACATCCGGGCCTACCACGCCAAGCAGAAGCGGCAGAGCTTTGTGATGGAAGAAAAAGAGGGGGTCATTCTGGGGCAGAAGATCATGCCCCTGGCCCGGGTGGGCATCTATGTCCCCGGCGGCACCGCCGCCTACCCCTCCACCGTGCTGATGAACGCTATCCCTGCCCACATTGCCGGGGTGGGGGAGATCGTTATGGTCACCCCGCCGGGGAAGGACGGAAAGGTGAACCCCGCCATTCTGGCCGCCGCTAAAATTGCAGGCGTCACCCAGATTTACAAGGTGGGCGGAGCCCAGGCCATCGCCGCTCTGGCCTATGGAACGGAGTCTATCCCTCAGGTGGACAAGATTGTCGGTCCCGGCAACGCCTATGTGGCCGAGGCCAAAAAGCAGGTCTTTGGACAGGTGAACATCGACATGATCGCCGGACCCTCTGAGGTGCTGGTCATTGCCGACGGAAAGTCTAACCCCGCCTTTGTGGCCGCCGACCTCTTGAGCCAGGCGGAGCACGACAAGATGGCCTCCGCCGTGCTGGTCACTGAGAGCCGCCAGCTGGCCCAGGCGGTGGCCCAGGAGCTGGAGCGCCAGATCCCCCTGCTGGAGCGGGAGGAGATTGCCAGGGCCTCCATCGATAATAACGGCAAAATCATCGTGGCTCCCGACCTGGAGCAGGCCATCGACGTGGCCAACCGCATCGCTCCGGAGCACCTGGAGCTGTGCGTGGATAGTCCCTTTGACTATTTGAGCCAGATCAAAAACGCCGGCTCCATCTTCCTGGGCCGGTGGAACCCGGAGCCCATGGGGGACTACTTTGCCGGACCCAACCACACTCTGCCCACCTCGGGTACTGCCCGGTTTTATAGCCCCCTGTCGGTGGACGATTTTATCAAAAAGTCCCAGTTCAGCTATTACACCCGTCCGGCTCTGGAGAAAGAGTACCGTCAGGTGAGCCTGTTTGCCAAGAAGGAGGGCCTTACCGCCCACGCTCGTGCGGTGGATATCCGCTTTGACGAGAAGGAGGCGGGAACATGATCGCCATCATCGACTACGGGGTGGGCAATCTGTTCTCCCTGAAAAGTTCCCTCGCCGCCATCGGGGCGGAAGCGGTGGTCACCCGGGACCAGCAAGTGCTGGACCAGGCGGATCACATCATTCTCCCCGGCGTGGGTGCCTTCGGTGACGCGGCGGACAAGCTGCGGGAGACGGGGATGTTCCAGGTGGTGCTGGATCAGGCCGCCTCTGGAAAGCCCCTGCTGGGCATCTGCCTGGGCATGCAGCTGCTGCTGGAGCGCTCCTTTGAGTATGGGGAACACCAGGGATTAGGGCTGATCCCCGGCGAGGTGCGCCCCATCCGTCCGGTGATCCCCGCGGAGCTGGATGTGCCTCACATGGGCTGGAACGGCCTGCACTTCCCCAAAGACCGGGCGCGGAGCCCCATCTTTGCCGACCTCAATGAGGGGGACCACGTGTACTTTGTCCACTCCTTCGCCGGCTTTGACTGCGGGGACTGCTGCACCGCCACGGCGGAGTACGGCCCGGAGC
Encoded here:
- the hisB gene encoding imidazoleglycerol-phosphate dehydratase HisB, which encodes MRTASVARKTNETDIRLSLNLDGTGKSTVESGVGFLDHMLTLLARHGGLDLDVTCHGDTQVDDHHSVEDIGIAMGDAFAQALGDKRGINRYASLHLPMDEALILCAVDISGRGGYYDGLEIPTEKIGTFDTQLVYEFMEGFAKHAGLTLHLRQVCGRNSHHIVEGAFKALGRALRQAVAIDPRFETEIPSTKGML
- the hisH gene encoding imidazole glycerol phosphate synthase subunit HisH; this translates as MIAIIDYGVGNLFSLKSSLAAIGAEAVVTRDQQVLDQADHIILPGVGAFGDAADKLRETGMFQVVLDQAASGKPLLGICLGMQLLLERSFEYGEHQGLGLIPGEVRPIRPVIPAELDVPHMGWNGLHFPKDRARSPIFADLNEGDHVYFVHSFAGFDCGDCCTATAEYGPELTAAVQKDNVFGTQFHPEKSGDVGLKILKAFCQWR
- the hisD gene encoding histidinol dehydrogenase, which translates into the protein MIKIYDMNEVRDQDIFLRHDAVKDVSQPVAEIIRRVRAEGDAALYHYAREFDKVELSALAVTEQELDEALAAEEPEFLAVLEQAAKNIRAYHAKQKRQSFVMEEKEGVILGQKIMPLARVGIYVPGGTAAYPSTVLMNAIPAHIAGVGEIVMVTPPGKDGKVNPAILAAAKIAGVTQIYKVGGAQAIAALAYGTESIPQVDKIVGPGNAYVAEAKKQVFGQVNIDMIAGPSEVLVIADGKSNPAFVAADLLSQAEHDKMASAVLVTESRQLAQAVAQELERQIPLLEREEIARASIDNNGKIIVAPDLEQAIDVANRIAPEHLELCVDSPFDYLSQIKNAGSIFLGRWNPEPMGDYFAGPNHTLPTSGTARFYSPLSVDDFIKKSQFSYYTRPALEKEYRQVSLFAKKEGLTAHARAVDIRFDEKEAGT
- the hisG gene encoding ATP phosphoribosyltransferase — protein: MINVALPKGRLGESAYERMAAAGYDCPSILEKNRKLTFENPEKGVRYFWVKPSDVSIYVERGAADVGIAGKDILLEYRPDVYELLDLKMGKCRMCVAGPKDFYDDPNRQLRVATKFPHIATEYYDSRSRDIDIIKLNGSIELAPILGLSDVIVDIVETGKTLLENHLAPLETIVDISARFICNKVSYKFKHEEIIRLRDALERDL
- a CDS encoding ATP phosphoribosyltransferase regulatory subunit — protein: MLEEQLNGLYEQYGYRKFRMSKFEDYDLYAQNKDFLKSGHIITFTDVDGELKALKPDITLSIMKNNNGSSEKVYYNENVYRDMGGTFKEILQVGVESVGQLDPYAEAEVIALAAKSLELLSEDCVLDLSDVSFVSCLLDDMALSGQVREQVLEFIAQKNAPGVQALADRGLITIENAQTIAQLMSIYAPLRQGIDQAGQLARNDASWDALRQLSLVASILEGFGLGERVHLDFSLVNSMDYYNGVIFQGFLQNIPFPVLSGGRYDNLPRKMGKQVGAIGFALYMGRLEPYFGREKQYDADLMLTYGPDADLADLAAFVEKLRSRGLGVRCQRQGDPVGGVRCRKTERYVRGMKPEEVLV